The genomic region ACGCCTCGCTGGAGGCGCTGCTGGCCGATCCGCGCAACGCACTGCCCGACCCCCTCGTCCAGCGGCTGCGCGCCGTCATGGAGCGGCGCCGCAACGCGGTCTGGGAGAGGCTCGGCGCGGCCAATCCGGTCACCGGGGAATCGGCGGACGAGACCTACCGGAGGCTGGCGAGGGACATGATCGCCGCGGAGCGGGAGGTCTTCGTACGCCTCAGGGACGAGCGGCGGATCGACGACGAGATGCTGCGTGTCCTGCTGCGGCGCCTGGACCTGGAGGAGGCCGCCGCCTACCGGGAGTCGGACGGCGCGTGATCACGCCCCGGGCGGTTCCGGCCGGCCCGTGACGACCGCGGTGACCGTGGATCCTGGAGCGAAGGCGCCCTCCCCGGCCAGCACCGTCAGCCCGTACAGGAGTTTGGCCACGTAGAGCCGCTCCACGGGCAGGCCGTGGCGGTCCTCGAAGTCGTCGGCGAAGGCGTGGAGTTCCGGGGTGGTGCGGGCGTACCCGCCGAAGTGGAAACGTTCGTCCAGGGACCACTGCCCGGTGGGGGCGCCGAAGGCCTCCCGCTGCAGATCGCGCACCGCCGCGCCCAGGAAGCCGCCACGCAGGACGGGGATGCCCAGGGCACGCTGTCCGTGGCCGAGTCCGGCGGCCAGCCCCGCGAGGGTGCCGCCGGTGCCGCAGGCGACGGCCACCGTGCCGGTCCGGCCGAGCAGCTCCCGGCCGAGCTCTGTGCAGCCCTGTGCGGCGAGCGCGTTGCTGCCACCCTCCGGGATGACCACACACTCCCCGAAGAGGCTCAGCAGGCCGTCCAGGACGCCGGGAGTGGCCTTCGCGCGGTAGGTCGCCCGGTCCACGAAGTGCAGACGCATGCCGTCGGCCGCACATCGCGCGAGCGAGGGGTTCAGCGGGCGGGCCGCCAGCTCGTCGCCCCGTACGACGCCGACGGTGGGGAAGCCCAGCAGGCGTCCGGCGGCGGCCGTCGCCCGGAGGTGGTTCGAGTAGGCGCCGCCGAAGGTCAGCACGGTACGGCCGGCGGCGGCCCGGAGGTTGAGGGCCAGTTTGCGCCACTTGTTGCCCGGCAGGTCCGGGTGGATCAGGTCGTCGCGCTTGAGGAGCAGCGTCACGCCGCGCCGCGCGAAGCGCTCGTCCTCGGCCGGCCGCAGAGGTGAGGGGAGCACCGGCCGCAGGCGGGAGAGGTCGAGCTCTTCGTCGGTCATGCCCTCATTGTCCGCCGCCCCGGAACCCCTACTTCAGCCGGTCGTGGATGCGGTTGCGCATCCCCGTCATCGAGAAGCCGCGCGGGTCGACCTTGCCGGGCTGCCACTCGAGGTGCCCGATGACCGAGGGGGCGTCCCAGCCGTGGAAGCGGCAGACCGCCGCCGCCGCCTTCTCGACGGCCTCGAGCTGGACGGCGGGCCACGGGTCCTTCCCGTCGCCGAGGTTCTCGCACTCGAAGCCGTAGAAGTGCCGGTTGCCGTCGGTGTTGGACTCGTTGTCCGACGGCAGGCGCTTCTCGGCGACGACGGCGCGCAGGACGTCGTCGTCGCCGAGCCCGGCGTGGTTGGCGCGGCCGTAGCCGACCAGGTGGACCCGGCCGTCCTTGGCGATCACACCGTGGCAGAGGGGGCCCGGAAGCCCCGAGTAGCCGTCACGGCAGA from Streptomyces sp. QL37 harbors:
- a CDS encoding pyridoxal-phosphate dependent enzyme; the protein is MTDEELDLSRLRPVLPSPLRPAEDERFARRGVTLLLKRDDLIHPDLPGNKWRKLALNLRAAAGRTVLTFGGAYSNHLRATAAAGRLLGFPTVGVVRGDELAARPLNPSLARCAADGMRLHFVDRATYRAKATPGVLDGLLSLFGECVVIPEGGSNALAAQGCTELGRELLGRTGTVAVACGTGGTLAGLAAGLGHGQRALGIPVLRGGFLGAAVRDLQREAFGAPTGQWSLDERFHFGGYARTTPELHAFADDFEDRHGLPVERLYVAKLLYGLTVLAGEGAFAPGSTVTAVVTGRPEPPGA
- a CDS encoding N-acetylmuramoyl-L-alanine amidase, with translation MSSPMSASNFLKALKSEGLTVVQVGDWRTHNRNHKGPWGPVHGVMIHHTVTKGTARTVEICRDGYSGLPGPLCHGVIAKDGRVHLVGYGRANHAGLGDDDVLRAVVAEKRLPSDNESNTDGNRHFYGFECENLGDGKDPWPAVQLEAVEKAAAAVCRFHGWDAPSVIGHLEWQPGKVDPRGFSMTGMRNRIHDRLK